CCGCGTTGTATTTGATACGGAATCTTCTTGATGAATCATCTTCCTTGAAGTCAAAGTTCCCCTAACCAAAAACtgcaacagaaaaaaaataataataaagaaacgaacacaattacatgtatatcgaaagaaataatatatatttaaagtaaaatgatttctttgacGGTCCATTTGGAATGTGAAATAGGTGTGATTACTGCAGATTTTATTTAGCGTTGCCCACTGATGAAGCCATATGATTTTACTATTTATACGTTCACATGTAATACGTCACAGAGGAGGAAGCAACAGTTCTTGTAAATATGGAAATTACTATAAATATTCGAATATCGGGTGTCGGTCAGTGAATTCCGTGCTTTCACTGTTCATGGAGCTAAAAGTTTTAATTGATGATTTTTATGCCAAACAATGATAATCAGAACTTACTTCTGCTTAAAAATCCCCCAATACCACCTCGGCTTTGTTGCTGGATTGGTGTCAGTACGGGAGGCTGGAAGCCCGTGAAGCCCGCCAGTCCGGGCAGACCGCCGGGAGCGGGCCCCATGAATCCCCCGACAGGTCTTCCGTTCATGTTCATCGCCATTCGAACACTTGGTGGGAGGTCGCTGGGGTCAATAAAGCTGACCTGTGGTTGTTGTCTGCCAAAAGGGTTCATAGGATTTCTCATGTTTGGGTTACCGAATTGGTTTTGGTCCACGTTAATCCCTTCCCCAAAGGGGGTACCGGCGAAAGGATTGTTGTTGAAGGCGCTGAAGTCGCTTGGGCCTGTACCCATTGCGTTCACATTGAAGGTGAACATGTCGTTACCTGAGGTTCCGAACTGTTCAAATGCTCCCCCTGGGCCCTGGTTGGGAGGGAATCTACCTCCTTGGTTGTTGAAGCCAGTTTGTGGGTTGTTGGGAAATCCCCCTTGGGGTCCGTTCTGGGGGAATCCGTTTTGCATGGGGAATCCTGGCTGTCCATTGGGATTCATTGCCATCCCGTTACCTACGGATCCGCTCAGTGCAGGGTTCCTATTTTGCATCTGAGAACCTCCCACTGTTAACCAACTTTCTTCGGGGGTTAAACTCCCAGTGTTAACGCGGGAAGATTGAATTGGTTGCTGGAATTGGTTGCGGGCAGCCATGTTCTGGTTTTGTTGCGGGAACGCCATCTGGTTTGCTTGTTGCTGTGGGTTGTTGAGCATCGGTTGTTGGTTGTTCTG
This is a stretch of genomic DNA from Crassostrea angulata isolate pt1a10 chromosome 4, ASM2561291v2, whole genome shotgun sequence. It encodes these proteins:
- the LOC128180935 gene encoding uncharacterized protein LOC128180935 — its product is MTTLWISVLAALAGIVCGQNQDFDLSQFDFSGMNFGGNQPANNGPTQPPAGLAFSNQASGNNVQPPPMGSNQGNPMTMQNNQQPMLNNPQQQANQMAFPQQNQNMAARNQFQQPIQSSRVNTGSLTPEESWLTVGGSQMQNRNPALSGSVGNGMAMNPNGQPGFPMQNGFPQNGPQGGFPNNPQTGFNNQGGRFPPNQGPGGAFEQFGTSGNDMFTFNVNAMGTGPSDFSAFNNNPFAGTPFGEGINVDQNQFGNPNMRNPMNPFGRQQPQVSFIDPSDLPPSVRMAMNMNGRPVGGFMGPAPGGLPGLAGFTGFQPPVLTPIQQQSRGGIGGFLSRIFG